The region GTACAATACATCGACATATAAAATTGTTAAGTTTGACAATAACGGGAATCCAATAGAAGAAACATGTCCTTAACTTAAATCTAATTATTATGAAAAATATATTATATATTATCAGCTTTTTATCAATCTGTATAAGCTGCAAGGCGCAACAACAAATTATTCCCATCGGCACTAAAGGTTGGCCAGTAGAGGGTGCTTATTATAAAGATTTAGATAATGAATTAGATCCTTATATTGGAACCTATAAAGGAATATTTAATAATAAAACTTTTATAATTTCATTCTCAAAATATAAAGACTATAATTCATCAGGAAATTATTATGAGGACAGATTAGCTGGGAAATACAAAATGTTAGATTCAAATAATAATGAGCTGTACTCTACATATAATTTACCCGATAATGAAGCTAAAGTCATCAGCTTAGGTTTTGTAGAAAAAACAAATAAAACCAAATTGAGATTAATGTTTTCAGATCTCTGCATTGACGGGGAAATTCATATCAGCTTTGAGAATCAGGAAAAAACACAGATGCACTGGAAGTATTTCACCAACCAAACATTGGTAGTGGATGATTCGGGCTGTGCTCCTTATAATGAAATGCCAAGAGGGGAGTTTACTCTAACTAAGCAATAATATAAAACTATATTACCTCGGATTATAATCACTGTCTGGAACAAAATGATGACATCATTACTCCTATTGATCCGGGAACCGGAGGAGGCGGTGGTGGAAGCACGGGAGGAGGAGAAAATCCTCATGATCTGCCTTGTGATACTTCTATAATCCCGAGTAATCCGGAATCTGGTTTTACCGATGAAAACGGCTGTCCTATCGGGACACCTACCATCCCGAATTTACCGAATCCTAAGAACGATCCGTGTGAAAAAGTAAAAGCACAAAATACTCCTGATTTTCAGAATAAAATTACTGATTTAAAAGGTAAGCTTACTTTAAAATACGAAGCAGGGCATGTACAAAACAGTAATGGAAGCTTTGTAGAAAAAACCAATGCTTCTGCTACGGAAGATGCCAATACATTAACATTAGGTGATCCCACGCCAGAAATGATTGCTTTTTTACATACCCATCCCAATGATTATATAGATTCTGATGGGAACTTTCGGATTGGCTTTAAAATATTTTCTCCTGCTGATGTTATCTATTTTAATCAGCTTGTAAAACAGGCTCATCAGAATGGTATTCCTTTAACCAATATCTATGCAGTGATGGTGTCATCAAAAGGAACGTACCAAATTCGTTTCACAGGAAATGTTAACCAAATAAAAACGGCATATGCAAATACTAAAAAAGAATATAATGAGATGTATAAAAAATATTTTGTAAAATATAAAGACCGATCAGACGAATTAAATTTTCTTAAATTTATAGATGAATACATGTATGTGAAGGGAGTTTCACTTGTAAAAATGAATGACAACGGTACATTTACAACAAAAACATTGAATGCAGATAAAACCGAAGTAGTGGGTTCAGACTGTCCTTAAATTTAAAATAAACATATATAAATGAAAAATAAAATAATTTATACTTTATTATTTCTGACAATAATAATGTCTTGTAAAGCGCAAACAATAACTTTACAACAATTGTCAGAATGTCAAGCAGATTTATATCCATGTCCAAATTATACAAATGCAAAGGATATTGATAATTTATTAGGAAAATTTGTAGGGATATGGAAAGCGACTTATGCCGATGGTCGAACCTATGAATTTCATTTTACAAAAAAAATTGATGATGGAGAGCTTAATGAAAGAAAATGGGATATATTAATAGGACGAATGTTAATTAAAAAAGATGATGGAACAATATTAGAAAACAGTATATCAGCATTAGATGATAAAACACATTTTAATGGTTTTTTCTTTGATAAATCTTTAAGTAAATATCAAATGTACTATTCCGGCAATGCAGATTGTAATGATAAAGGGTATGTATATCTTTCATTTCCCGACTCCAATAATTTAAATCAAATGAGATTGGTTTTTATGCAGGATATGGATATTATAGCCAGTTGTCCAAGCGGATACAAAACAGTAATGCCAGATGCAAAAGATATTATTTTAACAAAACAATAATAAGCAGCCTCTTCGGAGGCTTTTATTAGCAAAAATAAAATAATATTGCTGAAAGTTTTTTTAAGACGAATGTGCCGTGATTGATTACGGAAATGGGGTTTCTATAGATACCGATGATGTCATCTATATTGAGAACGGACCTCATTACTACACCTATACTTTTCACATCAAAAGAGATAATGCACCCGAAGATGCTCCTTTGGAAAACCTTTTGTTATCTCCGCTTCCCGATGGCAGCTACAGAGAATTGTATACCCTTACTTCCATTGAAAGCAGGTTTAATGGTTGATACAAAAGGAAAACTCAGGTAACCGAACTGGCAAACGGAACATTTAACGGCAGCGGTCAGCTGGCAAGACTGGTATGCACCACGAAAACAGAATCTTATTGGGCTCCCTGTAGAGGAACCCAGCAGCATAACGGTTCCAATTATGAAAGCTGTCCTATCTATAACGGGCTGGAGCAAGGTACTCCTCCTATATTGTATACCATTGTCACTACGACCTGCCTGGAACAAAATGATGATATCATTACTCCTATTGATCCGGGAACCGGAGGAGGAGAAAATCCTCATGACCCGCCTTGTGATACTTCTATAATCCCGAGCAATCCGGCATCTGGCTTCACCGATGAAAATGGCTGTCCTATTGGGACACCTACCATCCCGAATTTGCCGAATCCTAAGGATGATCCATGTGTGAAAACAAAAGCCATATACAACAATACCGCTGTAAAATCCCGTTATGAGATCTTAAAAGGAAAAACGTCTGAGCCTAATGAATCAGGATATGGTTTTAAAACAGTTCCGGATGGAAATGGAGGAACCACTACACAAACCAATCCTCTAAATCCGGATACAAATCCGGATAAAATGAAAGTGGGAATATACCCTACCAGCTATGGCTATATTCATACCCATCTTGATAAAGCTGATGGCAAAATGGCTGTAAAAATATTTTCTCCCGCCGATATTAATACATTTTTAGCATTTTTGCATAATGCACAAACAAATGGGATCCCGTTTGGAAGTATTTTTGGAGGAATGATTGCATCTGATCCGGATACGGGACATAATATTTATCAAATGATTTATACAGGTGACGGAACAGATCTACCTGCCGAACTTGCAGACGATCAACTGAAAGCTTTAAAATTAGAATATATAGCAATGGCCCAAGAAATTGTAAATAATAATGAAGGACAAATATCCCATTCAGATATGCAGAAAATTTTTTATATATTTTTAAAAAAAATGAATATGAAAAATGTAGTTCTATCTAAAATAGAATACAATACTAATACATACAAAACAATAAAGTTTGATGCCAGCGGAAATCCGACAGAAGAAACTTGTCCTTAATTTAAATTTTAATCATTATGAAAAATATATTATATATTATCGGCTTTTTATCAATCTGTATCAGCTGCAAGGCTCAACAGCAAATTATCCCATTGGAAACAAAAGGGTTTCCGGTAGAAAACACATATTACAAAGATCTTAATAATGAACTAAGTCCCTATATCGGAACATGGAAGGGAACTTTTAACAACCAAAATTTCATTATTACTTTTTCAAAGTATAAAAATTATAATTCTACAGGAAATTATTATAAAGATAGATTAGCAGGGAAATATAAAATGTTAGATTCAAACAATAATGAACTGTACTCAACATATAATTTACCTGATAATGAAGCTAAAGTTACCAGCTTGGGGTTTGTAGAGCAAACGAATCATACAAAACTTAGACTTGTATTTATTGACTCGTGTATAGAAGGAGAAATACATCTTAGCTTTGATAATCCACAACAAACACAAATGCACTGGAAGTATTTTACAAAACAAGAACTGGTAGTAGATGATTCTGGCTGTGCCTCTTATAATGAAATGCCGAGAGGGGAGTTTACTTTAACTAAGCAATAATGAAAAATGTGTATTTTACTCACTGATTTTGAATGTATTTATGAAAAATGAAACAAATATACTTTCTTTTAGTTTTTATTATTGCTAATTTTAAGTCTCAGGTTATTAAAGATTCTATCCTGGGAAATCCAAAATATATAAAAGAGTACGTAGTTTTTCTTAATAATTCGAATCCTTATAAATTTATGTCATTTGACGATGAATATGGCCATGCTATGATTATGAGACCGACTAATTTAAGAAAAAGTATGGAAAAATCATGGTTTGAAACATGGTTTTGTCGATATATAAATAACGAAACATACTATGATAGAAATAGGAATATCATTAAAGAAACATGGTACTACAGGTCCGGAGAAATAGTTGATGATTATGATTATACCTATGACAATATAAATAGGTTGATTACAGAAAAATCTATAAATAAGTATTCAAAACACTCTTCCAAATATTTTTATGAGGGAAACAATAAAACGGCAAAATTTAGTGAATATTCTTATCAATGGGAAAATGAACCTGTCAAAATATATATAAATCCTATTAATACTGGGAAACCTCTTTTTGTAAGTAGATTTGACAGTATTTCTAAATCAGATAGTATTTTTACGATTACAAATGAGATATGGAAGAAAGTAGACAAGAATTCTTATAGCAAAAGGGAGGATACGGTTTACCATAACAAACTAACTAAAGTGAAATTTTACAATCAGCAATATAGAGTGATTGAAGAGAAAAACTTTAAAATTGATGAGGATTTTGAGAATAAGAAAATTTTTTTGAAAGAGCATATAAAATATGAATATGATCAATTTGGAAAAATAACTAAAAAGATTTATCTCAAAGATGGTAAATTCTACTATTATACGATATTCGGAAATGGCAAAATAATCAAAGAAGAAAAACCAGATGATTATGGAAAGACGTCTTATACTACTTTCTCCTATACTAAAGATCAAAAATTAAAAAATAAAAGAATTTATTATAACGATAAAATTTCAAATGAGGTAAGATTTGAATATAATGGTAACTATATAGTTAAACTATTTTATTCGGATAAGTTCGGGCGTGGAGATGAAGTCGCAGAAACTATTGTTGTAGTTTTTAAATACAAATTTGATAAACGCAAGAACTGGACTGAAATTATTAAAAATGTAAATGGAAAAGATTTGTATAAATGGGTAAGGGAAATTAAATATTATTAAAAATCTTAAAAAATTTCCAGATAAGTAAGTTTTTTTAATTGGTAAATTTAAAATTAGATAATTTGGAGTGTATATACTGCTATTTTCAGAACTAGAAAATATATATTCGAAGAATTTTAAGATAAGGTTTTAAAAAGATTTTATATAAGAGGGGGTAAAACTTTTACCATTTTTAGAAAAAGAAGTAAAACTTTGATAATACAAAATAGAATAACAAAAAATTCAGACGTTTAGAAACTTAGAATTAAAAAAGCTGCCCAATTAATGAAGCAGCTTTTTATAAGTCAAGGATTTAATTTCTACTCTTTAATAAATTTAAAAGTTTTAATTTCTCCTTTTTTAGTAATGAAGTTGGCAATATAGTTTCCTTTCACAAGTGTGGTAACATTTATTTTATTGTCAGATAACTTGGAAGTTACAGCAAGCTTTCCGGATGCATCATAAATGTTAATCAGTAAATCTGCATCTTTTTCATTGATATAGATGTAATCTTTCGCTGGGTTAGGATAAAATTCAACTTTTTTATCATTAGTGGTCGCAACCTCATTTGTTGATAATGTAGAAAGAGAGTCTGAAGTTGTAATTAAACTAAAATTTTGGCTTCCACCCGTTAGAGTGCCTTTGTGGGTAACAATAATAGTATAGCTTCCAACAGGATTATCAACATCAACCCTTTCGAAATTGTCAACATTATTTGTTCCTGTATTCGTTGCAGGGCTAAAAGGAGATGACATTCCTTGTAACTTCCAAGGATAAAAAGTTAAACTGTTTTGGACAACTTTTACATCTAAGTCGTTAACTAAATAGTTTGTTGAAGGATCATTGGTTCCGGTGTTCCATGTAGGTGAAGCAGGGTCCGTCCAAGAAATTGATACTTTTAAAGGATTGTTTCCGCTTGCGGTAATAGTTTTGGTATATGTTCCCCCATTTTGAAGGGTAAGTTCTTCTATAATACTTTTACTTCCTGAAGTATTATTTTTATCTCTAATCGCTATAGCTGCTTTTTCAGCATTTACAAGTCCCCATCCAAAAGAGTAATCAGGTCCTATGTCTGTTCCTGCTTCATCTGCGGTGTGTAAAATAAGCCCCTTAGTTGTTGCGGCTCTCATATAGCCAGTATACAACTGATTATAATATTGCTGTAATAGCAAAACAACACCGGTAATTCCAGGGGATGCCATTGATGTACCACTCATGATTCCGGTAGCTGTATCAGAAGTATTAAGAGTAGATCTCACAGATACTCCTTTCATTGATATATCAGGTTTTATTCTACCGTCATCTGAAGGCCCCCAGCTACTGAAACTTGACATAACTACACTTGAAGGATCAGTATATGTTGTCACTTGATTAACTGCTGCAACAGTTATAATATTTTTCGCATTCCCATGACCGAATATCATATCATAACCACCTTTTGCTGAGATTTGAGTTGATCCAGGAGCTGTAGTTTCGTTTCGATCATTCCCGGCGGAAAAGATAGGTAAATAATATGGGTTGCTGGAACAGATGAGATCAATTTGTCTAGCTCTACTATCATATGCTCCATAGAACCATTGTGAGCTTAAGGATCCAAATCCATAAGAATGGTTAGAGGTAAGTAGACCTGTTGACGCTTCAGTTGTCATTTCAGATAGATCATTATTCCAGTCATATGAGTTAATACTTGAATTAAAAGCGACTCCTCTAACTAAAGGATTAATTCCTTGTGCAGCAATAGTTCCAGCAACATGGGTTGCATGATCAGCTCCACTAGCTCCATCTAATATGTTGATTTTGCTAAAGCCATTTACAAGGAACTCCTGATGACTAAACCGGGCACTGCCTCCATCCCATTCACCGGCAATCATGTTTTGTCCTTGTATGTTGAGGCCTAGTCCTCCTCCGGAATATAATTTGTTTGCTCTGGCAGTTATGGCTGCTCCCTGATTGTGGGTTTTTGCATATATTAAATCTCCATTAGGACTTACATCCATAAGTTCAATCATAGTAGCATTATCTAAACCTATGAAATATTTCTTTTTTTCATTAGGATTAGAGTGAAGATAGTTTTCAACTCTTATTTTGGCAGCTTTGTATTCCTTGTTGAACTCATTTACTAAACTTTCATTTATAGATTTATTAGAAAAAGAAGCAATTTTTTTTCTTTCCTCGGCTGTTTGAGCACTAAAAAGTGTAGGTAGAATTAATAATCCTAATAACAAATAGTATTTATTTTTCATTGCATAAAAAAATTTTGTCAAAAATACAAAATTAATCAATATTGTTTCATTTTGTGTTTGTAAGAAATGTTTTTTTTTAATAATTGTGAAATTTATATTTGCTTTTGTAATTAGTATTTATCTTAGCATTATAAAGAAATCAATATTATTTGTTGTTGAAACGTATATGTTTATGTTGGAAAGTGTTAATGAATATTGAGAAAATGGATTAAAATAGAAATGGCTTCATAAAAAAATGAAAGCTAATTAAAAAAATTTTGGTGGTGTTAATATTTTTTAACATATTTGCAGCAAAATAATATTAAAATTTGTTAATATGAATGTTAAATTAAAGTTACTGAGCACAGGGGTTCTTTTCTTTTTGGGAAGTGCTTCTTTACTTGCACAGGAAAACGGTCGCCGTAAGAAAGATACAGCTGATGTAAAAGACATCGAAGAAGTTGTTGTTGTTGGTTTAAAATCTACAACTAAGAAGCAGGCTGTTATTTCAACTGCAAAAATTGAAAGTGAGAAAATTAATAATCGTCCAAACTCGAACTTGATGAACATTGCGCAAGGTCAGTTGGCGGGGGTTAATATTTCAACAGGTAGTGGTCAGCCGGGATCTAAGCCAACGGTTGTAATCAGAGGATTCAGTACAATTAATGGTAATACAGATCCATTATATGTTATTGATGGATTTCCAACAAATGCTGATAGCTTTAGATCATTGAACCCGAATGATGTAGAGAGTATGGAGGTTTTGAAAGATGCTTCCGCTACAGCTATGTATGGTAACAGAGGTGCCAATGGTGTTATTGTGATCAGAACAAAAGGAGGCGGTTTCGCTTCTAAAACAGTGTTTAACTATCGTTCGCAGATTGGAGTTTCAACTTTGCAGAATAATAGATATAATATGGCTGATGCAAAACAGTTACTTACTATAGAAAAAATGGCAAGTGCTGGTAAAGGAAATGGAATGACTTACGATCAAATTGCAAACTTTAATGTTAATACAAATTGGTTAGACTATTTCTTTAATCCTTCTTTATTACAAAGTCATGATTTTGGAATAACGACAGGTGGTCAAAACCTTAGTTCATATACAAACGTGGGTTATTTAGAGCAACAAGGTGTGCTTTCTACCACTGGTTTAAAAAGATTCTCTTTGAGAACAAATGTAAATGGTAAGACCAATAATAATAAGTTTACTTATAGAGTAGGTGTTTATGCAGGTCTTTCTAGAAATACCCAAGCTTCTAGTTTAGGTACGGGAGGTGTGAACCAGAACTTAGTTATTGGTGGTTTGAGAGGGGCTCCATATATTTCACCTAATGATTATGTATCAGGTGGGGGGATTTCTGCTAATTTAGTTAATACTCCTTTATTCTTGATGGATAAAGAAAGAACTTATAAATCTGCAATAGATGATTTAAGATTGGATTTAACGTCTGAGGCAAATTATAAAATAACAGATGAGTTAACAGCAACAATGAGAGCTAATGCACAGTTGTTGTCTTTAGACGGAAATACTTATCAAACACCAGATGCTTGGAATTCAGTGTATTTTAAAGCGTCTAATCAAAATTGGGTCGGTTTTGAAACAATGTCTTCATCAAGACAGTTTAACTTTAATAACTTATATCAATTAAGTTACTCTAAAAGAATAGGAGATCATAAGATTGATGTTTTAGGAGGATATGAATATAATAACTACATGATTAAAACAACTAGTTTTACTCAGAATGGTTTGAATCCTAAAGTTTGGGTTCCTGGAACAGGAACAGGTTATCCTGCATTTGTAGCTGGAGATAATTATAATGTCCCTAATGTAAGTGCTGGTCAATCTAGACTAAATATGTATTCATACTTTGCTAACTTAGACTATGATTACAAATCTAAATATGGTGTTGTAGCCAACGTTAGAAGGGATGCTACAAGCCGATTTAGTAAAGACAATAGATGGGGGACATTCTGGTCTGTTGGAGCAAGATGGAATATCAACGAGGAGAACTTTATGAAAGATGTTGATTGGGTAAATATTCTTAAAATTAGAGGATCTTATGGTACAGCAGGTAACCAAAGAATTGTGGATGGAACAATTTTCGCAGGACTTAATCCAAAAGCCTATTTAAACTCTTACATAACAGGCTCTAATAGCTATAACGGTACTCAAGCTTTAGGAATTAATTTAGGGTATCCTGACTTACATTGGGAAACTACTAAACAGTGGAATGCTGGGGTAGATTTTGAATTATTCAAAAGAAGATTAAGAGGTACTTTCGACATATATGAAAAGAAAGGTGTTGAGATTTTCTACCCTTGGCCTCAAAGTTATTTAATTGGTACTGGAGCGGTTAATCTGAACTCTCCTATTGATTTGAAAAACAATGGTATTGAAGTTAACTTTGCGTATGATGTAATTAAGAACGGTAATTTGACTCTTACTTTAAGAGGGAATGGAGCAATGAATAAAGAAAGAGTTTACAACTTGCCAAGCTCGCCTTTGATTGATGGTACCATACCAATGCAATATAGTGCGAATGGACAGCTTTATCAAGCTCCATATGTATATCACTACTTAGGAGTAAATCAATCTAACGGTAATCTTTTATTTGAGGATGCAAATGGAAATCCTACGGAAACTCCAACTACTGCAGATTTGAAACCACTGAAATATGGATTTAATCCTAGATTCCAAGGAGGTTTCGGTTTTGATTTAGATTATAAAGGATGGTTTGTGAATACGACATTTACTTATGTAGCTAAAGTTTATAGATATGATTATGATTGGGCATCTGTAATGGATCCATCTAATTTGGGGAGCTTCAATGTGAGTGCTGATTTATTAAATGCATGGACACCGACAAACACAAATACTAATATTCCTTCTTTGAAAGCTCAGAATATTAACTATGACGGTTTATCTGATAGATTCTTGGTTGACGGATCTTATTTAAGACTTCGAAATGTACAAGTTGGATATAATGTTCCTAAATCATTGATTAAAAATACTTTCGTAAATTCTCTTTCTATTACATTGCAAGCAGAAAACCTTGTAACTTGGTCTAAATGGAAAGGATTTGATGCGGAGAGTAATATTGGTTCTGATCAAGGAAGATATCCATCACCAAGAATTTATACACTAGGGTTTGATATTAAATTCTAATTATTAAAATTTAACTAATGAAAAAGATATTTTATATAGCAATAGCAGTTTTAGGATTAACTGCGACTTCGTGTAGCGAAGAATTGATGGAAACTTAT is a window of Candidatus Chryseobacterium colombiense DNA encoding:
- a CDS encoding S8 family serine peptidase, yielding MIELMDVSPNGDLIYAKTHNQGAAITARANKLYSGGGLGLNIQGQNMIAGEWDGGSARFSHQEFLVNGFSKINILDGASGADHATHVAGTIAAQGINPLVRGVAFNSSINSYDWNNDLSEMTTEASTGLLTSNHSYGFGSLSSQWFYGAYDSRARQIDLICSSNPYYLPIFSAGNDRNETTAPGSTQISAKGGYDMIFGHGNAKNIITVAAVNQVTTYTDPSSVVMSSFSSWGPSDDGRIKPDISMKGVSVRSTLNTSDTATGIMSGTSMASPGITGVVLLLQQYYNQLYTGYMRAATTKGLILHTADEAGTDIGPDYSFGWGLVNAEKAAIAIRDKNNTSGSKSIIEELTLQNGGTYTKTITASGNNPLKVSISWTDPASPTWNTGTNDPSTNYLVNDLDVKVVQNSLTFYPWKLQGMSSPFSPATNTGTNNVDNFERVDVDNPVGSYTIIVTHKGTLTGGSQNFSLITTSDSLSTLSTNEVATTNDKKVEFYPNPAKDYIYINEKDADLLINIYDASGKLAVTSKLSDNKINVTTLVKGNYIANFITKKGEIKTFKFIKE
- a CDS encoding SusC/RagA family TonB-linked outer membrane protein — protein: MNVKLKLLSTGVLFFLGSASLLAQENGRRKKDTADVKDIEEVVVVGLKSTTKKQAVISTAKIESEKINNRPNSNLMNIAQGQLAGVNISTGSGQPGSKPTVVIRGFSTINGNTDPLYVIDGFPTNADSFRSLNPNDVESMEVLKDASATAMYGNRGANGVIVIRTKGGGFASKTVFNYRSQIGVSTLQNNRYNMADAKQLLTIEKMASAGKGNGMTYDQIANFNVNTNWLDYFFNPSLLQSHDFGITTGGQNLSSYTNVGYLEQQGVLSTTGLKRFSLRTNVNGKTNNNKFTYRVGVYAGLSRNTQASSLGTGGVNQNLVIGGLRGAPYISPNDYVSGGGISANLVNTPLFLMDKERTYKSAIDDLRLDLTSEANYKITDELTATMRANAQLLSLDGNTYQTPDAWNSVYFKASNQNWVGFETMSSSRQFNFNNLYQLSYSKRIGDHKIDVLGGYEYNNYMIKTTSFTQNGLNPKVWVPGTGTGYPAFVAGDNYNVPNVSAGQSRLNMYSYFANLDYDYKSKYGVVANVRRDATSRFSKDNRWGTFWSVGARWNINEENFMKDVDWVNILKIRGSYGTAGNQRIVDGTIFAGLNPKAYLNSYITGSNSYNGTQALGINLGYPDLHWETTKQWNAGVDFELFKRRLRGTFDIYEKKGVEIFYPWPQSYLIGTGAVNLNSPIDLKNNGIEVNFAYDVIKNGNLTLTLRGNGAMNKERVYNLPSSPLIDGTIPMQYSANGQLYQAPYVYHYLGVNQSNGNLLFEDANGNPTETPTTADLKPLKYGFNPRFQGGFGFDLDYKGWFVNTTFTYVAKVYRYDYDWASVMDPSNLGSFNVSADLLNAWTPTNTNTNIPSLKAQNINYDGLSDRFLVDGSYLRLRNVQVGYNVPKSLIKNTFVNSLSITLQAENLVTWSKWKGFDAESNIGSDQGRYPSPRIYTLGFDIKF